TTTAAACAAAAAAAAGAAAATCAAAACCAACAATCTAGTTGATCTCTATGCCGTAATGCAAAGTTTTGGAGACATCAAACCCGAAGATTTTAATCTAGAAGGTGCCGTTTACGATGGTGACAATTGGTATCTATTCAATCGTGGGAATGGAGTTTCAAACAAAAACACACTCTTTACGCTGCACGCCAAAAAACTAACTGATGAATTCAGCTTACTTTCTAATGATTACAAATTGCCCAAAATAAAAGGAATTCGCTCTACTTTTACTGATGGTGTTTTGGTCAATGACAAACTTTACTTTTTAGCCACTGTCGAAGATACTCAATCCACTTATGACGATGGAGCCATTCTAGGCAGCTTCATAGGGCGCATTGATCTTGAAACCATGAAAATCGATTTTACCAAAAAAATAACTAGCATTAATAAATTTGAAGGCATAACTGTTTTCTCCAATTCCAAAGAGAAAATCGAATTCCTTCTCTGTGAAGACAAAGATACTGATGAGTTAAAAACAGCCATTTACAAATTGGTACTAGATTTAAAATAAGATGAGCGATAGTACAAAAACAGCCCAAAAATCAACGGTTATTGGTGGAATCGCATTTCTACTTTTTATCTTATTTACGACCACTTTTTTTCTTCCTTCCATAAGACAGTTAGGCATTGATTACAAAACTGCCTTCTTCATCTCTAGATTAATAATTTGGATTTGCTTGCTATTAACATTCCTATATGCCATGTATATAGAAAAGCAACCTTTTTTATTATGGAAAGAAAAAGAATACTCTTTTCCCTATTATTTAGCGTCCATAGCGGTAACGATGATCGTTTTAGTCTTTGTTGTATTTGTAGTTTCTATGGTATTAAAAACATTGGATTCGAATCTTGAAAGTAAAAAAATGAACGAAATCATACAGTTTTTCAAGAATAACACGCCATTAATCTGGTTTACATCCATAACTGCAGGAATTACCGAAGAATTACTCTTTCGAGGCTATCTAATCCCTAGATTGGAAATAATAGTAAAAAACACTTTCCTATCAGTCCTTATTTCTAGTATTTTATTTGGCCTTTTACATTTTAGCTATGGGACTTTAATACAAGTAATAGGACCGTTTTCTATTGGCTTAGTTTTAGCCTTGCATTATCAAAAATACAGGAACATTAAAATCGTAATCATTTGCCATTCCTTATGGGATCTAGCATCATTATTAGTAAATACATCCCATTAACCCTAACTTTAAGTATTTTTTCACATTGCCCATTCATTTAAAAAAACGGAATGGTTTAACTTTGCTCACAACATCTAAAATTGAATGAAATGACTGACTTAAAAAATAAAAATGCACTGATCACTGGTGCCGGAAAAGGAATAGGAAAAGCAATTACTTTGGCCTTAGCTAAGGAAGGCGTAAATGTAATATTACTTGCGAGAACGCAAGAAGAGATTGATAATGTTGCTGCTAAAGCGCGTTCTTTAAGAGTAAAAGCACTTGCCTTAACCGCTGATGTAGCCGATATTGATTCGGTAAATTCTGCCGTTGAAAAAGCTTTGGCCGAATTTGGAACTATTGACATCTTAATTAACAATGCTGGAATTGCAGCTTTTGGTAAATTCTTAGAACTAGAACCTACAGCTTGGGAACGCATCATTCAAGTCAACTTAATGGGAACCTACTATATGACTCGTGCTGTTTTACCTAATATGATCGAAAGACAAACGGGTGACATCATCAACATTTCATCGACTGCAGGATTAGCAGGAAACGCATTAACGAGTGCGTATAGCGCTTCTAAATTTGCTGTTTTGGGACTTACTGATTCTTTAATGCAGGAAGTTCGTAAGCACAATATTCGCGTAACCGCATTAATTCCAAGCACGGTTGCTACTGATATGGCCAAAGATTTAAAACTAACGGACGGAAATCCTGAAAAAGTAATGCAAGCCGAAGATATGGCTGAATTAATTATCGCCCAGTTAAAATTAAACCGACGCGTTTTCATTAAGAATAGTAGTATTTGGTCTACGAATCCTTAAAATTAGACGAAAGTCAAATGTTTTAAAATCGAAAGACTAATTAGTACTAAAAAACCATTAAGA
The Flavobacterium sp. WC2421 genome window above contains:
- a CDS encoding lysostaphin resistance A-like protein — encoded protein: MSDSTKTAQKSTVIGGIAFLLFILFTTTFFLPSIRQLGIDYKTAFFISRLIIWICLLLTFLYAMYIEKQPFLLWKEKEYSFPYYLASIAVTMIVLVFVVFVVSMVLKTLDSNLESKKMNEIIQFFKNNTPLIWFTSITAGITEELLFRGYLIPRLEIIVKNTFLSVLISSILFGLLHFSYGTLIQVIGPFSIGLVLALHYQKYRNIKIVIICHSLWDLASLLVNTSH
- a CDS encoding 3-ketoacyl-ACP reductase, which produces MTDLKNKNALITGAGKGIGKAITLALAKEGVNVILLARTQEEIDNVAAKARSLRVKALALTADVADIDSVNSAVEKALAEFGTIDILINNAGIAAFGKFLELEPTAWERIIQVNLMGTYYMTRAVLPNMIERQTGDIINISSTAGLAGNALTSAYSASKFAVLGLTDSLMQEVRKHNIRVTALIPSTVATDMAKDLKLTDGNPEKVMQAEDMAELIIAQLKLNRRVFIKNSSIWSTNP